The following are encoded in a window of Providencia rettgeri genomic DNA:
- a CDS encoding SDR family oxidoreductase, which produces MSNTYLIYGVSKGVGKALVEGVPQSDDVIYGVSRSKPPFEQSNFHWIQADLSDSQSANIIKSTLQYKPINTLIYNVGIWESFAFTDKYHFETSDDSEILNLIQTNISACLLNLKSLLPNLRLGRNSKIILIGSTWGLDNHKGKEVTFSATKYALRGIVQSLRETLRKDKIGISILNLGYLATEYPLSVTVDNVIEQSEGKLIPLQDVVNAIRFILSTSQATCVKEITMPAMLDENV; this is translated from the coding sequence ATGTCAAATACCTATTTAATTTATGGTGTTAGTAAAGGTGTCGGTAAAGCACTCGTTGAGGGTGTTCCTCAGTCTGATGACGTTATCTATGGTGTTTCTCGTTCTAAACCGCCATTCGAACAATCAAACTTTCATTGGATCCAGGCGGATTTAAGTGACAGTCAGTCTGCTAACATCATTAAAAGTACCCTTCAATATAAACCTATTAATACCTTAATTTATAATGTAGGTATCTGGGAATCATTTGCATTTACCGATAAATACCATTTCGAAACAAGCGATGACAGTGAGATATTGAATTTGATCCAAACTAATATCAGCGCTTGCCTGCTCAATCTCAAGTCATTATTGCCCAACTTACGTTTAGGCCGGAATAGCAAAATTATTCTCATCGGTTCGACGTGGGGGCTTGATAATCATAAAGGAAAAGAAGTCACTTTTTCTGCGACTAAATATGCTTTAAGGGGTATTGTCCAGTCGTTAAGGGAAACTTTAAGAAAAGATAAAATTGGTATTTCAATACTGAATTTAGGATATTTAGCCACTGAATACCCTTTGTCAGTCACTGTAGACAATGTTATTGAACAAAGTGAAGGGAAGCTAATTCCGTTACAAGATGTGGTGAATGCTATCCGTTTCATACTTAGTACGAGCCAGGCAACTTGCGTGAAAGAAATCACAATGCCGGCCATGTTAGATGAAAATGTTTAA
- the pepT gene encoding peptidase T: MDKLLERFFEYTAFDTQSKLNAKTIPSSTGQLKFARALVKELNELGFEQVTLTDQGCLMASLPSNVDWDVPVIGFISHLDTSPDFSGKNVCPQVLENYRGGDIALGIGDEVLSPVMFPVLHEMIGKTLIMTDGKTLLGADDKAGIAEIITALVRLKGNNVPHGKICLAFTPDEEIGRGARHIDFKQFDALWAYTVDGGGVGELEYENFNAANVGIKIVGNNTHPGNAKGVMVNALNLANRIHSMLPADEVPEHTEGYEGFYHLTSIKGTVEKAELNYIIRDFDFASFEARKKNIIRIAEKVGENLHPSCYIELTLDDTYYNMYREVMKYPHVVELAKQAMIDCGIEPIVQPIRGGTDGAQLSHRGLPCPNIFTGGYNFHSKHEFITHEGMEQAVSVIMRIAELTAIHARQS, from the coding sequence ATGGACAAACTCTTGGAGCGGTTTTTTGAGTATACGGCTTTTGATACACAATCGAAGCTGAACGCAAAAACAATACCTAGTAGCACCGGGCAGCTAAAATTTGCCCGAGCACTAGTTAAGGAATTGAATGAATTAGGATTTGAACAGGTTACGTTAACAGACCAAGGTTGTTTGATGGCCTCTTTACCATCAAATGTTGATTGGGATGTTCCTGTTATTGGCTTTATTTCTCATTTAGATACCTCGCCAGATTTTTCGGGTAAAAATGTTTGTCCTCAAGTTTTAGAAAACTACCGTGGTGGTGATATCGCTCTAGGTATCGGTGACGAAGTGTTATCGCCAGTGATGTTCCCTGTGTTACATGAAATGATCGGTAAGACATTGATCATGACCGATGGTAAAACTTTATTAGGTGCCGATGATAAGGCAGGGATCGCTGAAATTATCACGGCTTTGGTCCGTTTAAAGGGCAATAATGTGCCACATGGGAAAATTTGCCTAGCATTTACTCCTGATGAAGAAATTGGTCGAGGGGCCCGCCATATTGATTTTAAGCAATTTGATGCGCTATGGGCTTACACGGTTGATGGCGGTGGCGTTGGTGAATTAGAGTATGAAAACTTCAACGCAGCAAATGTCGGGATTAAAATTGTGGGTAACAACACACATCCTGGTAATGCAAAAGGGGTGATGGTGAATGCGCTCAATTTAGCCAACCGTATTCATTCAATGCTCCCCGCGGATGAAGTGCCTGAACATACTGAAGGCTATGAAGGCTTTTATCATCTTACCTCTATAAAGGGGACGGTAGAGAAAGCCGAACTCAACTACATTATTCGTGATTTTGATTTCGCCAGTTTTGAAGCAAGAAAGAAAAACATTATTCGAATTGCCGAAAAGGTAGGGGAAAACCTGCATCCAAGTTGTTATATCGAACTGACATTAGACGATACCTATTACAATATGTATAGGGAGGTGATGAAGTACCCCCATGTTGTTGAATTAGCAAAACAAGCCATGATTGACTGTGGTATTGAGCCTATTGTTCAGCCGATTCGAGGGGGAACAGATGGTGCTCAACTCTCTCACCGTGGTTTACCTTGCCCAAATATTTTTACTGGCGGTTATAATTTCCATAGTAAACATGAGTTTATTACCCATGAAGGTATGGAGCAAGCAGTTAGTGTAATAATGAGAATTGCGGAGCTTACTGCTATTCACGCTAGGCAATCATAA
- a CDS encoding LysE family translocator, producing MNIETFLALSLFSFVTSITPGPNNIMLLASGTNFGFKRTLPHSVGVSVGFFIMLIAVGLGVGTVIQSSQLVYSILKYLGMIYLFWLAWKTTISHSIEQVNPQETKPLTLLEAALFQWINPKAWMMAISGMAMYTTTSAPYVSMMLVAIIFALINWPCVAIWAMFGSQLREKLKQPNILKYFNLLMGVLLALSGISVLFQ from the coding sequence ATGAACATAGAAACGTTTTTAGCTTTATCACTGTTTTCATTTGTGACGTCTATTACCCCAGGCCCCAATAATATTATGTTGCTTGCTTCAGGAACCAATTTTGGTTTTAAAAGAACATTGCCGCATTCTGTTGGCGTTTCGGTTGGTTTTTTCATCATGTTGATCGCAGTGGGCCTCGGTGTAGGCACAGTTATTCAATCGTCACAGCTTGTTTACTCCATATTAAAGTACCTTGGCATGATTTATCTATTTTGGCTGGCATGGAAAACAACCATTAGCCATTCTATTGAGCAGGTTAATCCACAAGAAACAAAACCATTGACCTTACTTGAAGCCGCACTTTTTCAATGGATTAATCCCAAAGCTTGGATGATGGCGATATCAGGAATGGCAATGTACACAACGACGAGTGCCCCTTATGTCTCAATGATGTTGGTTGCTATCATATTTGCGCTAATTAACTGGCCTTGTGTCGCTATTTGGGCGATGTTTGGTAGTCAGTTACGCGAAAAGCTGAAACAACCGAACATATTAAAGTATTTCAATTTACTTATGGGGGTTTTACTTGCATTAAGTGGCATTTCTGTACTTTTTCAATAA
- a CDS encoding cupin domain-containing protein, with protein MDYTLNLDWQSFLDSHWQKRPLLIKKGFTRFIDPISPDELAGLAMEDEVDSRLVSHKEGIWQVGHGPFESYDHLGEENWSILVQAVDHWHHPSAALMKPFRVLSDWRMDDLMISYSVPGGGVGPHLDQYDVFIIQGEGRRRWRVGEKIPMKQHCPHPDLLQVQPFDAIIDEEMEPGDILYIPPGFPHEGYAIEPSLNYSVGFRAPNTRELMSSFADYLISNDLGSYRYSDPDLSFRDNPAEILQGEQIKLREMMGSLLNDPDLFRKWLGEFISQSRHELDIAPPEPPYEHDEIYDLLKTQHETLYKLNGLRALRVGDQFFVNGECLETTCYEAVNSLCRNDSVNSQTLGEAIDDVNFIALITALVNNGYWYFDD; from the coding sequence ATGGATTATACACTCAATCTTGACTGGCAAAGTTTCCTTGACAGTCACTGGCAGAAGCGCCCACTGCTTATCAAAAAAGGGTTTACGCGTTTTATTGATCCTATCTCACCAGACGAGCTTGCAGGTTTGGCAATGGAAGATGAGGTTGATAGCCGTTTAGTCAGCCACAAAGAGGGTATTTGGCAAGTAGGTCACGGCCCATTTGAAAGCTATGACCACCTCGGTGAAGAAAATTGGTCTATTTTAGTGCAAGCCGTGGATCACTGGCATCATCCAAGTGCAGCCTTAATGAAACCGTTTCGTGTGCTCTCCGATTGGCGTATGGATGACTTGATGATTTCTTACTCAGTGCCAGGTGGCGGAGTCGGTCCTCATCTTGATCAATACGATGTGTTTATTATTCAAGGAGAAGGTCGTCGCCGTTGGCGTGTTGGGGAAAAAATTCCGATGAAACAACATTGCCCACATCCTGACCTCCTACAAGTACAGCCTTTTGATGCGATTATTGATGAGGAAATGGAACCTGGTGATATCCTGTATATTCCCCCTGGGTTCCCACACGAAGGGTACGCAATAGAGCCATCATTAAACTATTCTGTTGGTTTTCGAGCACCGAATACCCGTGAGCTAATGAGTAGCTTTGCCGACTATTTAATCTCAAATGATTTAGGCAGCTATCGTTACAGCGACCCCGATTTATCGTTCCGTGATAATCCTGCGGAAATTTTACAGGGTGAGCAAATCAAGTTGCGTGAAATGATGGGATCACTTCTTAACGATCCTGATTTATTCCGTAAATGGTTAGGGGAGTTTATTTCTCAGTCTCGTCATGAGTTAGATATTGCCCCCCCTGAACCACCTTACGAGCACGATGAAATCTATGATTTGCTAAAAACACAACATGAGACCTTATACAAACTTAATGGTCTTAGAGCATTACGCGTTGGCGATCAGTTTTTCGTCAATGGAGAATGTTTAGAAACGACCTGCTATGAAGCCGTTAACAGTCTATGCCGCAATGATTCAGTGAATAGCCAGACTCTTGGGGAAGCGATTGATGATGTCAATTTCATCGCACTTATCACTGCATTAGTCAATAACGGCTATTGGTATTTTGACGACTAA